In Synechocystis sp. PCC 6714, the following are encoded in one genomic region:
- a CDS encoding cell division protein SepF yields the protein MILTKLKDFVGISEHDEYEEDYDEEMELPQSVASPPPTEEVAPHPRISREPLSLNNDTPIGTGVRNNVIGMPGINNSVAEVVVVEPHSFDEMPQVIQTLRERKSVVLNLNVMDPDEAQRAVDFVAGGTFAMDGHQERIGESIFLFTPNCVKVSSLAGRSQETNDAPPVNSNDSFPSWGYESSRLAQ from the coding sequence ATGATTTTGACTAAGTTAAAAGACTTCGTCGGCATCAGTGAACATGATGAGTACGAAGAAGATTATGACGAAGAAATGGAGTTACCCCAATCGGTGGCCTCTCCGCCGCCGACCGAAGAAGTTGCCCCCCACCCTCGCATTAGCCGCGAGCCTCTAAGCTTAAATAATGACACCCCTATTGGTACAGGAGTAAGAAATAACGTGATTGGTATGCCCGGCATCAACAACAGTGTGGCAGAGGTCGTTGTGGTGGAACCCCATTCCTTCGATGAAATGCCCCAGGTCATTCAAACCCTACGGGAACGGAAGTCGGTGGTTTTAAACCTAAATGTGATGGACCCCGATGAAGCCCAACGGGCAGTGGATTTTGTGGCCGGTGGTACTTTTGCCATGGATGGCCACCAAGAGCGCATTGGTGAGAGTATTTTCCTATTTACGCCCAACTGTGTAAAGGTCAGTTCTTTGGCCGGCCGCAGTCAGGAAACCAATGACGCTCCCCCCGTTAATTCCAACGATTCTTTTCCCAGCTGGGGTTATGAGTCTAGCCG